In the genome of Flavobacterium panacagri, one region contains:
- a CDS encoding HesB/IscA family protein encodes MIKVSDTAKKKIIDLMTDDGFDAASDYVRVGVKSGGCSGLSYDLKFDKTKGEDDKIFVDNDIQIAVEKKSFLYLAGTILEFSGGLNGKGFVFNNPNASRTCGCGESFSL; translated from the coding sequence ATGATAAAAGTTTCTGATACTGCCAAAAAGAAAATCATCGACTTGATGACCGATGATGGTTTTGACGCCGCAAGCGACTACGTAAGAGTAGGCGTAAAAAGCGGTGGATGCTCTGGTTTGTCTTACGATTTAAAATTTGACAAAACCAAAGGAGAAGACGATAAAATATTCGTAGATAACGATATACAAATAGCTGTTGAAAAAAAATCATTCCTTTATTTAGCTGGAACAATCTTAGAATTTTCTGGCGGATTAAACGGAAAAGGATTTGTTTTCAATAATCCAAATGCAAGCAGAACTTGCGGATGTGGAGAATCATTCTCTCTTTAG
- a CDS encoding MBL fold metallo-hydrolase, protein MKLYPIESGNFKLDGGAMFGVVPKTIWNKTNPADANNLIDIAARCLLIEDGNRLILIDTGMGDKQSEKFFGYYSLWGSHSLDKSLAKYGFHRDDITDVFMTHLHFDHCGGSVQWNSDKTGYEPAFKNAKFWTNENHWEWATKPNAREKASFLSENMLPMQESGQLNFVARPESDFGFSAALGFDIYYVDGHTEKQMIPYIKYQDKTIVFCADLLATAGHIPLPYVMGYDTRPLLTMPEKSKFLNLAADQNHYLFLEHDAHNQIITVEHTEKGVRLKEVFSCGEIL, encoded by the coding sequence ATGAAACTTTACCCAATCGAATCTGGAAATTTTAAATTAGATGGAGGTGCTATGTTTGGTGTTGTTCCTAAAACAATTTGGAACAAAACAAATCCTGCCGATGCTAATAATTTAATTGATATTGCCGCACGCTGTTTATTAATTGAAGATGGAAATCGTCTAATTTTAATTGATACCGGAATGGGCGATAAACAATCTGAAAAATTCTTTGGATATTACTCGCTTTGGGGATCACATTCCTTAGATAAATCGTTGGCAAAATATGGTTTTCATCGCGACGATATTACAGATGTTTTTATGACACATCTTCATTTTGATCATTGTGGTGGCAGTGTGCAATGGAATTCAGATAAAACGGGTTATGAACCTGCTTTTAAAAATGCAAAATTCTGGACAAACGAAAACCATTGGGAATGGGCAACAAAACCTAATGCCCGTGAAAAAGCTTCTTTTTTATCCGAAAATATGCTGCCAATGCAGGAAAGCGGACAGCTAAATTTTGTTGCAAGACCAGAATCTGATTTTGGTTTTTCGGCAGCATTGGGTTTTGATATTTATTATGTTGACGGCCACACCGAAAAACAAATGATCCCTTATATAAAATACCAAGATAAAACCATTGTTTTTTGTGCCGATTTATTAGCTACAGCAGGACATATTCCACTTCCGTATGTTATGGGCTATGATACCAGACCACTTTTGACAATGCCAGAAAAATCAAAATTCTTGAATTTAGCTGCAGATCAAAATCATTATCTGTTTTTGGAACATGATGCACACAATCAAATCATAACAGTTGAACATACAGAGAAAGGAGTTCGGTTAAAAGAGGTCTTTAGCTGCGGAGAAATTCTTTAG
- a CDS encoding T9SS type A sorting domain-containing protein translates to MKTKLLLLLILANFTIYAQQYTAIPDVNFENKLISLGIDSGAPDGQVLTSKVASLTSLNVGNSSITDLTGIEDFIALDYLYCSNNRLTQLNVSKNTKLTTLSCSNNLLTTLNLSKNPLLIILQCQNNKLLTLDFANNTALKSIDCNHNQLTGIDVSKQLMLESLNCSYNSLNSLDVSSNVKLDRLWASNNLIKSLDLSKNNKLSVMTANTNLLTYLNIKNGANYLFNPNASYATFYGNYMECILVDNVEDANRMWSQVKDPDASFSTDCNAYTLIPDVNFEKKLYALGIDRDGINGKVLTSNISSLTSLSIYASSISDLTGIQDFISLKSLDCSDNQLTTLDVSKNTKLTNLRAGQNKITALDLSNNLDLTDLYFSYNELTTFDISKNTALTTLWLYNNKLTNLNVSSNLALKNLYLNGNQITTIDVSKNTALNSLWISSNKFTNIDTSANVNLTSLACDRNEITSLDLRNNNSLTSLNCVYNKLTCILVTDVDYASKNWSITKDNTASLTTDCNAVTLIPDINFENKLISAGIDSGTPDGKVLTTKIASLTSLSLTNSSIQDLTGIEGFKELIVLNASRNQLTTLNLSSNKKLTSINVRENKLQNLNIQSNVLLTGVNVGKNELTTLDVSQNINLTDLYVDYNQLTSLDIAKNTKLINLAVYNNQLTSLDLSKHTALASLQCGSNKLTSLDIKNSPSITILSCQDNLLTSLDISNNINLVDLYCFTNNLTALDVTKNVKLGTLDCSFNKITAIDITKNTNLYVFYADTNKLTALDVSKNTQLAYLSVADNSLTSIDVSKNSELSVFYCYSNLLTNVDISKNTKITRLQVDLNKLTSLNLKNGNNTIIERKYTNFNNNPDLTCILVDDVTYANTNWSNLKAATATYNSAFCNQYTAIPDVNFENKLIALGLDSGVADGKVLTANIFNLTTLNVSSSNISNLTGIESFANLTDLDCSYNQLTSLSLVQNLALTRINCTQNKLTQLDVTKQSVLKELVLDNNNLTEVNVSKNSALSILAVRDNFLTAIDVFQNPALTVLAVSNNKISKLSIHANPAIYYLDCSKNKLISLNLKNGKNTLFYSTSDFKQNPNLSCILVDNVTYSNTNWSNLKDASAIFNSTFCDQYTAIPDVNFENELIRLKIDSGTPDGKVLTSNISSVQKLQIHSSSLSDLTGIEDFKGLVELDIPNNNISSLDLSRNISLTSLQCQRNKLTSLDISNNTKLVIFNCGDNQITNLDLSNNPELTYIYCRKNLLTSLDVTKNILLDDLDFSENQISNIDLSSNPLLLSLFAEKNTFTNLDFSKNTKLIALNISNNQLSSLDLSKHTSLVEIFLENCNLAQLNLKNGKNSIINPQFFTLKGNPNLTCIQVDNVNYSNTNWSDKKDATASFNTNCPMLALIPDTNFEQKLINLGLDTDGLNGKITIANITAITTLDVSNSNIKDLSGIEYFTSLTTLDASNNQLTSLDVSKNTNLKIIYVANNPLISLNVKNGNNKNFVLPSETGKNTAYALTTSFLGLTSLSCITVDDANYSNINWSKIKESTTTYSESCKSLGTEDLISTKGIMYPNPTKGEINISNISAEKANVYNSLGQLVKSFNLNTSNTDNTINLSGLSKGVYYIYLINGDAASAKKIILE, encoded by the coding sequence ATGAAAACAAAATTACTCTTGTTGCTGATTCTGGCAAATTTTACTATTTACGCACAACAATACACAGCCATTCCGGATGTGAATTTTGAAAACAAACTGATCAGTCTTGGCATTGATTCGGGTGCTCCAGATGGTCAGGTTTTGACTTCCAAAGTGGCTTCTTTGACTTCCCTGAATGTCGGAAACAGTTCGATTACTGATCTTACTGGGATTGAAGATTTTATTGCTTTAGATTATTTGTATTGTTCTAACAATCGTTTGACTCAATTGAATGTATCTAAAAACACTAAACTAACTACTTTATCTTGCAGCAATAATCTGTTAACAACATTGAATCTGTCTAAAAATCCATTGTTAATTATTCTTCAATGTCAAAATAATAAATTATTAACACTTGATTTCGCTAACAATACTGCACTTAAGTCTATTGATTGCAACCACAATCAGCTTACAGGTATAGATGTTTCTAAACAATTAATGCTGGAAAGCCTGAATTGTTCCTATAATAGTCTTAATAGCCTAGATGTATCCTCCAATGTAAAGCTAGATCGTTTATGGGCTAGTAATAATTTGATAAAAAGTTTGGATCTAAGTAAAAACAATAAACTTAGTGTGATGACTGCGAACACAAATTTGTTAACCTATCTGAATATAAAAAACGGGGCAAACTATTTATTTAATCCGAATGCTTCCTATGCAACCTTTTATGGCAACTATATGGAATGCATTCTGGTAGATAATGTAGAAGATGCCAATAGAATGTGGTCTCAGGTAAAAGATCCGGATGCGAGTTTTAGCACAGACTGTAATGCATATACCTTAATTCCGGATGTAAATTTTGAGAAAAAACTATATGCACTTGGAATTGACAGAGATGGTATTAATGGAAAAGTTCTGACCTCCAATATTTCCTCATTAACTTCCTTAAGTATCTATGCAAGTTCAATTTCTGATTTGACTGGAATTCAGGATTTTATTTCTTTGAAGAGTTTAGATTGTTCTGATAACCAACTTACTACCTTAGATGTTTCTAAGAATACAAAATTAACTAATTTAAGAGCTGGCCAGAATAAAATAACTGCTCTGGATCTATCCAATAATTTAGATTTAACAGATTTGTATTTTTCATACAATGAATTGACGACTTTTGATATCTCTAAAAATACAGCACTAACTACTTTATGGCTTTACAACAATAAATTGACGAACTTAAATGTATCAAGCAATTTAGCATTAAAAAACTTGTATTTAAATGGAAATCAAATAACAACAATTGATGTATCTAAAAATACAGCATTAAATTCATTATGGATTTCTTCCAATAAATTTACAAATATAGATACATCCGCAAACGTAAATTTAACTTCACTAGCTTGTGATCGCAATGAGATAACTAGTTTAGATCTTAGAAACAACAATTCATTAACTAGTTTAAACTGTGTTTACAATAAACTGACATGCATTTTGGTTACCGATGTAGACTATGCGTCTAAAAACTGGAGCATTACAAAAGATAACACAGCAAGTCTTACTACCGATTGTAATGCCGTCACATTAATTCCTGATATTAATTTTGAAAATAAATTAATAAGTGCAGGAATCGATTCAGGAACTCCGGACGGAAAGGTTTTAACCACAAAAATTGCTTCTTTAACTTCTTTAAGTCTTACAAATTCTTCTATCCAGGACTTAACTGGAATTGAAGGATTTAAAGAATTAATAGTACTGAACGCAAGTAGGAATCAATTAACAACATTGAATCTTTCTTCAAATAAAAAACTGACTTCGATAAATGTACGCGAAAACAAACTGCAAAATCTAAACATTCAGTCAAACGTTTTATTAACTGGTGTAAACGTAGGTAAAAACGAATTAACTACCTTAGATGTCAGTCAAAATATTAATTTAACTGATCTATATGTTGATTATAATCAACTAACTTCATTAGATATAGCTAAAAATACCAAGCTAATTAATTTAGCGGTTTACAATAATCAGTTAACTTCCTTAGATTTATCTAAACACACTGCACTTGCTTCACTTCAATGTGGTTCTAATAAATTAACGAGTTTAGACATAAAAAACTCCCCAAGTATAACTATTTTAAGTTGTCAGGATAACTTATTGACTTCATTAGATATTTCAAACAATATTAATTTAGTAGACCTTTATTGTTTTACTAACAATCTAACAGCTCTTGATGTTACAAAGAATGTTAAATTAGGCACCCTAGATTGTTCTTTTAATAAAATCACTGCTATTGATATAACTAAAAACACAAACTTGTATGTCTTTTATGCTGATACAAATAAATTGACAGCATTAGATGTATCAAAAAATACACAACTTGCTTACTTAAGTGTTGCTGATAATTCTTTAACAAGCATTGATGTTTCTAAAAACAGTGAATTGAGTGTTTTTTATTGTTATTCTAATTTGTTAACAAACGTTGATATTTCTAAAAACACAAAAATAACTCGTTTACAGGTCGATCTAAATAAATTAACTTCATTGAATCTAAAAAATGGAAATAATACTATTATCGAACGTAAGTATACAAACTTCAACAATAACCCAGATTTAACTTGTATTCTTGTTGATGATGTTACTTATGCTAATACAAATTGGTCAAACTTAAAAGCAGCGACAGCTACTTATAATAGCGCATTTTGTAATCAATACACAGCAATTCCCGATGTTAATTTTGAAAACAAATTGATTGCTTTGGGTCTAGATTCTGGTGTTGCTGATGGTAAGGTTTTAACAGCTAACATTTTTAATTTAACTACTCTAAACGTATCATCTAGCAACATTTCTAATTTGACCGGAATTGAAAGCTTTGCTAATTTAACTGATCTTGATTGTAGTTATAATCAACTAACTTCATTATCACTTGTTCAAAATTTAGCTTTAACGAGAATAAATTGTACGCAGAATAAATTAACACAACTTGATGTCACTAAACAAAGTGTTTTAAAAGAACTTGTTTTAGATAACAACAATCTAACAGAAGTTAATGTTTCTAAAAATTCAGCACTTAGTATTTTGGCTGTAAGAGATAATTTTTTAACTGCGATAGATGTTTTCCAAAACCCTGCTCTTACCGTTTTAGCAGTTTCAAATAATAAAATTTCAAAACTAAGTATTCATGCCAATCCTGCTATTTATTATTTGGATTGCAGCAAAAACAAACTGATTTCATTGAATTTAAAAAATGGAAAAAACACCCTTTTCTATTCAACATCTGATTTTAAACAAAATCCAAATTTAAGTTGTATTCTTGTTGATAATGTCACGTATTCTAATACAAATTGGTCAAACCTAAAAGATGCATCTGCTATTTTTAATAGCACATTTTGCGATCAATACACAGCAATTCCTGATGTTAATTTTGAAAACGAACTTATAAGACTTAAAATTGATTCTGGCACTCCTGACGGAAAGGTACTTACATCAAATATTTCTAGCGTTCAAAAATTACAAATTCACTCTAGTTCATTATCTGATTTGACAGGTATTGAGGATTTTAAAGGTTTGGTAGAATTAGACATTCCTAATAATAATATTAGCAGTCTTGATCTTTCAAGAAATATTTCTCTAACATCTCTTCAATGTCAGCGAAATAAGCTTACGTCTTTAGATATCTCAAATAATACTAAGCTTGTAATTTTTAATTGTGGCGATAACCAAATAACCAATTTAGATCTTTCTAATAATCCAGAGCTAACTTATATTTACTGTCGCAAAAATCTTTTGACATCATTAGATGTAACAAAAAACATTCTTCTTGATGATCTTGATTTTTCTGAGAATCAAATATCAAATATAGACTTATCTAGCAATCCGTTATTACTAAGTTTGTTTGCAGAAAAAAATACTTTTACGAATTTAGATTTTTCAAAAAACACCAAATTAATTGCATTAAATATTTCTAATAATCAATTAAGCAGTTTAGATTTATCAAAACATACAAGCTTAGTTGAGATCTTCTTAGAAAACTGTAATTTGGCACAACTTAATTTAAAGAATGGGAAAAACTCAATTATAAATCCCCAATTTTTTACATTAAAAGGCAATCCAAATTTAACATGTATTCAAGTCGATAACGTTAATTATTCTAATACAAATTGGTCTGACAAAAAAGATGCGACAGCAAGTTTCAATACAAATTGCCCTATGTTAGCATTGATTCCTGATACTAATTTCGAACAAAAACTAATCAACTTAGGACTTGACACAGATGGTTTAAACGGCAAAATCACTATTGCAAACATTACTGCAATTACTACTTTAGACGTTTCTAACAGTAACATTAAAGACTTGTCTGGAATTGAATACTTTACTTCACTAACAACTTTAGACGCAAGTAACAATCAGCTAACTTCTTTGGATGTTTCGAAAAATACAAATCTTAAAATAATATATGTTGCAAATAATCCATTGATCTCTCTAAATGTAAAAAATGGAAATAATAAGAATTTCGTACTTCCGTCTGAGACTGGTAAAAACACAGCTTATGCCTTAACTACAAGCTTTTTAGGGCTTACATCTTTGAGTTGTATTACTGTTGACGACGCAAATTATTCCAATATTAATTGGTCTAAAATTAAAGAAAGTACAACAACATATTCGGAAAGCTGTAAATCACTAGGCACTGAAGATTTGATTTCAACTAAAGGAATAATGTATCCAAATCCAACAAAAGGAGAAATAAATATTAGTAACATTTCGGCTGAAAAAGCGAACGTTTACAATTCATTAGGTCAATTAGTAAAATCATTTAATTTGAACACTTCAAATACAGATAATACAATCAATTTATCTGGTTTGTCAAAAGGAGTTTACTACATATATTTAATTAATGGAGACGCCGCTTCTGCCAAAAAAATAATTTTAGAATAG
- a CDS encoding S8 family peptidase has product MNHIKPIKLSAFALLVLAGCSASLQAQKSAPKQPIVAPLAVVKKAPVSENELKRWSHLDLVKDSIPGMSVDRAWAELLQGKKGQKVIVGIVDSGVDIEHEDLQGMIWTNTKEIPGNGIDDDKNGFIDDIHGWNFLGNAVNENLELTRIVKKGDDGSAQYKAALAQYNEKYEEALKDKEQVDFLLDVHNTIKKELNKADYKSEDLSKITSADPKVLECKRIMTQIFTNAGPTFNPEADFGEYKEQVYDQLNYNLNKEFDGRKIVGDNPDDIKDNHYGNNVVFGPDKEKALHGTHVAGIIAQIRGNNLGGDGVASPNVEILTVRAVPDGDEYDKDIALAIRYAVDNGAKVINGSFGKSFSPNKQWVYDAIKYAAKKDVLIVHAAGNDGYNIDETKNINYPNDSEDNVKEFADNVITIGAINKEYGENVVAGFSNFGKINVDVFAPGEEIYATVPNNKYKYLQGTSMASPNAAGVAALIRSYYPKLKASQVKKILMDSGVALPAKVVLGKSENPGEKPAAVSSVESSKTAKMVNAYNALLMAEKMSKK; this is encoded by the coding sequence ATGAATCATATAAAACCTATTAAATTATCTGCTTTTGCATTACTTGTATTAGCAGGCTGCAGTGCAAGTTTGCAAGCACAAAAATCAGCGCCAAAACAACCAATTGTTGCTCCTTTGGCAGTAGTTAAAAAAGCACCAGTTAGTGAAAATGAATTAAAAAGATGGAGTCATTTAGATTTAGTAAAAGATTCTATTCCGGGAATGAGTGTAGACAGAGCTTGGGCTGAATTGCTTCAAGGTAAAAAAGGACAAAAAGTCATTGTAGGTATTGTAGATTCTGGAGTAGATATCGAACACGAGGACCTTCAAGGAATGATCTGGACTAATACTAAAGAAATTCCAGGAAACGGAATCGATGATGATAAAAATGGTTTTATCGATGATATTCACGGATGGAACTTTCTTGGAAACGCGGTTAACGAAAATCTAGAATTGACTCGTATCGTTAAAAAAGGAGACGATGGTTCTGCTCAGTATAAAGCAGCTTTAGCACAATATAATGAAAAATACGAAGAGGCGCTGAAGGATAAAGAACAAGTAGATTTTTTACTTGATGTTCATAATACAATCAAAAAAGAACTGAATAAAGCAGACTATAAATCAGAAGATTTAAGTAAAATTACTTCAGCAGATCCAAAAGTTTTAGAATGTAAAAGAATCATGACTCAGATTTTCACAAATGCTGGGCCAACTTTTAATCCAGAAGCTGATTTTGGAGAATATAAAGAGCAAGTTTACGATCAATTAAACTATAACTTAAACAAAGAGTTTGATGGAAGAAAAATCGTAGGCGATAATCCAGATGATATCAAAGACAATCATTACGGAAACAATGTAGTTTTTGGCCCAGACAAAGAAAAAGCACTTCACGGAACTCACGTTGCTGGAATTATTGCGCAAATCCGCGGGAATAATTTAGGTGGAGACGGAGTGGCTTCACCAAATGTTGAAATCTTAACTGTGAGAGCAGTGCCAGACGGAGATGAGTACGATAAAGATATTGCTTTAGCAATTCGTTATGCAGTAGATAATGGAGCAAAAGTAATTAACGGAAGTTTTGGAAAAAGTTTTTCTCCTAACAAACAATGGGTTTACGACGCTATTAAATATGCTGCTAAAAAAGACGTTTTAATTGTTCATGCTGCAGGAAACGATGGTTATAATATTGATGAAACAAAAAACATCAATTATCCAAATGACTCTGAAGACAACGTAAAAGAATTTGCAGATAATGTAATTACAATTGGTGCAATCAACAAAGAATACGGTGAAAATGTAGTTGCAGGATTTTCAAACTTCGGAAAAATCAATGTAGACGTTTTTGCTCCTGGGGAAGAAATTTACGCAACAGTTCCAAACAACAAATACAAATATTTACAAGGAACTTCAATGGCATCTCCAAACGCGGCAGGTGTAGCGGCATTGATTCGTTCATACTATCCAAAATTAAAAGCTTCTCAAGTTAAAAAGATTTTAATGGATTCTGGAGTGGCACTTCCTGCAAAAGTTGTTTTAGGAAAAAGTGAAAATCCAGGCGAAAAACCAGCAGCTGTTTCTTCTGTAGAATCATCAAAAACAGCAAAGATGGTAAACGCTTACAATGCTTTATTAATGGCAGAAAAAATGTCTAAAAAGTAA
- a CDS encoding M1 family metallopeptidase, which yields MRKIILLSFLSFGLNAAFAQSTSYWQQHADYKMEVSMDVKNYQYKGKQELVYTNNSPDTLKKVFYHLYPNAFQPGSEMDARLHFIKDPDGRMVNKTKDANGKDVKQSRIETLKPNEIGFLKIANFKQDGAVAQTRVSGTILEVTLAKPILPNSKTTFTLDFDGQVPVQVRRSGRNNSEGIELSMSQWYPKLAEFDFEGWHADPYIAREFHGVWGNFDVKITIDKEYTIGGSGYLQDKNSIGHGYEDAGVTVVYPKKAKTLTWHFIAPNVHDFTWAADKDYAHDIVKGPNDVDLHFFYKNTPKVAENWKQLEPLMVKVMDYYNNRVGQYPYKQYSFIQGGDGGMEYAMCTLMLGNGTLEGILGTATHELGHSWFQHILASNESKHPWMDEGFTTYIEDSALNELKGDKKEVNPFKGNYNAYYNLVNSGKEQPQTTHGDRYDENRPYSISSYIKGSIFLSQLEYVIGKENVDATLKRYFNDFKFKHPTPNDIKRTAERVSGAELDWYLTDWAQTTNTIDYGIKDVADNAGKTTISLERIGRMPMPIDLKVDYTDGTSETFYIPLRMMNFIKPNPNPNQKRTVLEDWPWAQQNYSFTIDKNKTAIKKITIDPSGLMADVKQANNVFEVK from the coding sequence ATGCGAAAAATTATTTTACTTTCTTTTCTAAGCTTTGGTTTAAACGCAGCTTTTGCTCAAAGCACTTCCTATTGGCAGCAACATGCCGATTATAAAATGGAGGTTTCCATGGATGTAAAAAATTATCAGTACAAAGGGAAACAAGAATTGGTTTACACTAACAATTCTCCTGATACATTGAAAAAAGTATTCTATCATTTATATCCAAATGCTTTTCAGCCAGGAAGCGAAATGGATGCACGTCTTCATTTCATTAAAGATCCAGACGGAAGAATGGTCAATAAAACCAAAGACGCGAATGGAAAAGATGTAAAACAAAGCAGAATAGAGACTTTAAAGCCAAATGAAATTGGTTTTTTAAAGATTGCAAATTTCAAACAAGATGGTGCTGTTGCTCAAACAAGAGTTTCTGGAACTATTTTAGAAGTTACTTTGGCTAAACCAATTCTGCCTAATTCTAAAACTACATTTACATTAGATTTTGATGGACAAGTACCAGTTCAGGTTCGTCGTTCAGGAAGAAATAATTCGGAAGGAATTGAACTTTCAATGTCACAATGGTATCCAAAATTAGCCGAATTTGATTTCGAAGGATGGCACGCAGATCCCTATATCGCAAGAGAATTTCATGGTGTTTGGGGGAATTTTGACGTAAAAATTACAATCGACAAAGAATACACAATTGGAGGTTCAGGATATTTACAAGATAAAAATTCAATCGGACATGGTTATGAAGATGCTGGTGTAACGGTGGTTTATCCTAAAAAAGCAAAAACATTAACATGGCATTTTATTGCGCCAAATGTTCACGATTTTACTTGGGCGGCCGACAAAGATTATGCACATGATATTGTAAAAGGACCAAACGATGTCGATTTACATTTCTTCTACAAAAACACACCAAAAGTGGCAGAAAACTGGAAACAATTGGAGCCTTTAATGGTAAAAGTTATGGATTATTACAACAACAGAGTAGGGCAATATCCATATAAACAATACTCCTTTATTCAAGGTGGAGATGGTGGAATGGAGTATGCAATGTGTACTTTAATGTTAGGAAACGGAACGCTGGAAGGAATTCTTGGAACAGCAACTCACGAATTAGGACATTCTTGGTTCCAGCATATTTTGGCTTCAAACGAATCAAAACACCCTTGGATGGACGAAGGTTTTACCACTTACATCGAAGACAGTGCTTTGAATGAATTAAAAGGAGATAAAAAAGAAGTAAATCCGTTTAAAGGAAATTACAATGCTTATTACAATTTAGTAAATTCTGGTAAAGAACAGCCTCAAACAACGCACGGAGATCGTTATGACGAAAACCGTCCATACAGTATTTCATCTTATATTAAAGGAAGTATTTTCCTTTCACAGCTAGAATATGTTATTGGAAAAGAGAATGTTGACGCGACTTTGAAAAGATATTTTAACGATTTCAAATTCAAACATCCAACGCCAAACGATATCAAAAGAACAGCTGAAAGAGTTTCTGGAGCTGAGTTAGATTGGTATTTAACAGACTGGGCACAGACAACCAATACAATTGATTATGGTATTAAAGACGTTGCTGACAACGCAGGAAAAACAACCATTTCTTTAGAAAGAATTGGAAGAATGCCAATGCCAATCGACCTAAAAGTAGATTACACTGACGGAACTTCTGAAACATTCTACATTCCTTTAAGAATGATGAATTTCATTAAACCAAATCCGAACCCAAATCAAAAAAGAACGGTTTTAGAAGACTGGCCTTGGGCACAGCAAAACTATAGTTTTACGATTGACAAAAACAAAACAGCAATCAAAAAAATCACTATTGATCCAAGCGGATTAATGGCTGATGTAAAACAAGCAAATAATGTTTTTGAAGTGAAGTAA
- a CDS encoding L-threonine 3-dehydrogenase, whose protein sequence is MNPKILIIGACGQIGTELTQKLRKLYGTENVIASDIRKLNTDVVNSGPFEVVNALDFNQIEHLVEVHQITDVYLMAALLSATAEKNPAFAWDLNMNSLFHVLNLAKAKKIQKIFWPSSIAVFGPTTPKENTPQYTVMEPSTVYGISKQAGERWCEYYHNIYGVDVRSIRYPGLISWSTPPGGGTTDYAVDIFYKAIADKKYECFLSAETKMPMMYMDDAIDATINIMKSPVEEIKIHSSYNLAAMSFTPTEIAAEIKKHIPEFEITYNPDFRQKIADSWPASIDDSSAREDWGWNHKFDLESMTKDMIEHLS, encoded by the coding sequence ATGAATCCTAAAATATTGATCATTGGTGCCTGCGGTCAGATTGGAACAGAACTGACGCAAAAACTGCGTAAATTATACGGAACCGAAAATGTTATCGCTTCTGATATTCGAAAATTAAATACTGATGTTGTTAATTCAGGGCCTTTTGAAGTGGTCAATGCTTTAGATTTTAACCAGATTGAACATTTGGTAGAAGTACATCAAATTACCGATGTTTATTTGATGGCGGCTCTTTTATCAGCAACAGCCGAAAAAAATCCTGCTTTTGCCTGGGATTTAAATATGAATTCTCTTTTTCATGTTTTAAATTTAGCAAAAGCTAAAAAGATTCAGAAGATTTTCTGGCCATCCAGTATCGCTGTTTTTGGGCCAACAACTCCAAAAGAAAACACACCTCAATATACCGTAATGGAACCTTCTACTGTTTACGGCATTAGTAAACAAGCAGGAGAAAGATGGTGCGAATACTATCATAATATATACGGTGTAGATGTTCGCAGTATTCGTTATCCAGGGTTAATCAGCTGGTCGACTCCTCCAGGCGGTGGAACGACAGATTATGCAGTTGATATTTTTTATAAGGCTATTGCCGATAAAAAATACGAATGCTTTTTATCTGCTGAAACCAAAATGCCAATGATGTACATGGATGATGCCATTGATGCAACAATCAACATCATGAAATCACCAGTTGAAGAGATCAAAATACATTCTTCATACAATTTAGCCGCAATGAGTTTTACACCAACTGAAATTGCTGCGGAAATCAAAAAACATATTCCAGAATTTGAAATCACTTACAATCCAGATTTCCGTCAAAAAATTGCGGACAGCTGGCCGGCTAGTATTGATGATTCTTCAGCAAGGGAAGACTGGGGGTGGAATCATAAATTTGATTTGGAATCGATGACCAAAGATATGATTGAGCATTTGAGTTAA